The Pantoea trifolii nucleotide sequence TTGATATCGGCGACATCCTGCTCTGACCAGACGTGATATTGCGCAAGGCGATCCAGCACTTTATTGCGTGCGGCTTCGGCGCGCTGTGGCCAGCGGTCCGGACGCAGGCGGCTCGGCGCCTGTGGCAGCACCGCCAGCAGCGCCGCTTCACCTTTGGTGAGCTGGGACGGCGGTTTGCCCAGCCACATCCAGCTTGCCGCGCCAACGCCCTCAACCGTGCCACCAAAAGGGGCACGATTGAGATACAGCGTGAGGATATCGCGTTTGGAGAGATGATATTCAAGCTGCAGCGCGCGCCACGCCTGCACCACTTTACCGCGCAGCGTGCGCGGTTGCGGATCGATAAGCCGCGCCACCTGCATGGTGAGCGTGCTGCCGCCGGAGACCACGCCGTGATGCAGTACGTTCTGCCCGACGGCGCGCACAATCGCCATCGGATTGATGCCGGGATGCTGCCAGAACCAGCGGTCTTCGTAGGTCAGCAGCGCCTCGATATAAGCGGGCGAGACATCCTGCAGCGTCACCGGATAGCGCCACACGCCTTGCTGGTCAGCAAAGCGCCACAGTGGCGTACCGTCTTCGGCTACTACCACGCGCGCCGGCTGCAAATCACGCAGCGGCAATGGCGTAAGTCGATCCAGCAGCCACAGCGCGGCCAGTAAAATCAGTGAAAAAAGCGGCAGCCAGCGCCACCGCTTTAGTCGCTTACTTCCAGACATTAAGGGTTAACGCACATTGAGTTTTTCCGGCGTGCTGCCAATCGCGCGCCATTCCGGCACATACATCGATTCCACCTGTGGCGGCGGCAGGCGATAGCTGCCCGGCGTCACCGCGCGCGCCAGATACAACAACGTGCCCGGCGTGTAGCCATCCAGCGCCAGCGCGGCGACAAAACGGTCGTCACGGAATTCGATATGCTTAATGTTGGCTTGCTGCATATCCATCATGCTCTCTTTCAGCGCATCGGCGCTGTCGCCTAAACTGGCGCTGCTGTCGCTCAGGTTCTGGTTTTCCAGCTCAAGTCCAGCAGGCAGCAGATCCACCACCAGCGCATCACTGACGCGCTCGCTAGCCGCGACTTTGAGCCGCACCACCAGCAGTTCGCCACTTTTCAGGTTGGTTAGATCCGCTGGCTTACCATCCAGCGTGAAGTACTCACGACTGATCTGCAGCACGTTGCTCATCGGCGACGGTGCGGTGCGCGGATAGCCCACCACATTTAGCGTGCCGTAAAGCGGCGACGAATTGTCGCTTTTCACCGACACGCCCTGACGCAGCTGATCTTCCGTCATACCAATATTGAGCGGCTGATTGCTGCTGAGCGGTTCCGCTTTGCCTTGTAGTGTCGCCTGCCAGCTTTCGCCTTTATGCTGCTGCAAGGTGCGGGCGGCGAGGAACAACGCGTTGTTTTCCTGCGTCGAGAACCAGCGCTGTCCGTGCACCGCTTTCGCCAGATCGATCAGCAACGGACCTTGCATCTCCGGCAGCAGCTGGTTTTCCGTCAGCAGCGACAGAATCAGCGCGCGATCGCGCACCGGGCTGCCGTAATCGCCGAGCCAGTTGTTCGGCTTACGTTCCAGGCCAATGCCCTGCGCCAGCGCCAGTTGTGCACGCTGTTGATCGCCCATCAGCTTCAACGCCACGCCAAGCTGCACCATCGCCAGACCCGATTTCGCCTGATCGCGTTTTTCATACAGCGCACGCAACGCACCGAGCGGTGCCTGCTGCTGACGTGCCAGCACCAATCCGGCATAGGCCTGCACGCTGAAACGCAAACCATCGGCATCGCTGCTCCAGCTGGTTTCGATCTGCGTGGGATCCTGCAGATAGCGCAGCAGACGCTCGTCGGCACGGGTAATCACGCCATCCGGCACGCTGTAGCCGGCTTCGCTGGCGCGCAGCAGGAAATCAGTGACGTAAGCCGTCAGCCAAAACTCTTCCTGACTCTCTTTGCTCCACAAACCAAAGCTGCCGTTGCCGCGCTGCATGCCGGCAAGGCGCGCGATGCCAGTATCAATCGAGGCACGACGCGCTTCATCATTGCTGGTTTTGATGCCCATCGCCGTCAACTGCGCATGGTTGGTGAATACCGACGGCCAAATGCCGCTGGCGGTCTGTTCAAGGCAGCCATAAGGATAGGCATACAGCGAGCTGATATAGCTGGCGATATTCAGCGGTGGACGGTTGCTGAGCGACAGCTGTCCGCTCAACGTATCCTGCTGCAAGCCGTTGAAGGCGCTCGCCATCACCTGCCAGCTTTGGCCGGTTTGCATCACGTTATCGAAGCTTAGCGTTTGTGCCGGATAAGCCGGACGCACGCCAATTTTCCATTTGCGCTCGCTGGCTGCCAGCGTTTCGCCCGGCAAACTCATGCCGGACACCTTGACCTGCACATCGCCCTCACCAAAGCCGCCCTGCGCTTTGACCGGAATTTGCAAAGTGGTGCGCGCGCCTTTCGCCAGCTGCACGCTGGCGGGGATCTGGCCGTTGAGCGCGATCTGGCCACTGGCCGTGACGTTGATTTTCAGCGTCTGCGGTTGATCGGTGAGGTTGGTGAGATCCAGCGCCAGCGTGGATTGATCGCCGCTGGCAAGGAAACGCGGTGTCGCCAGTTCACTGATCAACGGCGCAGCGACCACCAGCTTGCGATCGGCCGAGCCGAAGCTGTCGGCGCTCCACACCTGCGCCATTAAACGCAGTTCGCCATTAAACGCCGGAATCGGCAGTTCCAGCGTACCTTCGCCGTTGGCATCCAGCATTACCGGCTGCAACTGCTGCGCCACGATCTGCACCTCAGTAATCGGCTTTTTACCGCCGCGCGACAGCGCATCGGCATCGTCGCCGTCACCACCGAAACGCAGCGCGGCCAGCTTGCCACCGCCTTCAATCAGCTGACCGAACACATCGTACTGATCTGCGTTGTAGCGCTTGCGGCCAAAAAACGCGTCCCACGGATTCGGGGTTTTGTAGTCGGTAATGTTGAGCACGCCGCTGTCCACCGCCGAGAGCAATACCTGAACCTGCTGCGGCAACGCGCCACCTTCACGGCTGGCTTTGACCTTCACTTTTAGCGTCTGCTCAGGACGGATTTTATCTGACGCGTCGAGCGCTACGCTGAGGCGACGCGCTTCGGTCGCCATCGGCAGATGCAGCAAGCCCACCGCACGTTTCGGCGTGACGCCGCTGGCTTTGTCGCCATCACGCACCACGATGGCGCTGAGATAGAGATCGTGTCGCTTCCAGCTGTCGCTAATCGGTACATCAATGGTTGCGCCGCCGGCCGGAACCTCCAGCGGTTGCCACCACAGCGTGCCGCTGCTGGATTCCACCATCAGATAACCTTTACCGGCAGCAGGCGATTCCACCTGCACGTGCGCGGTGTCGCCCGCCTGATAGGCGGTTTTATCGATTTTCAGTTTGACCTGATCCGGACGCAGCGCGCCGGTGCCGTTGGTGTTGTCCTGCCACCCGTATCCGGCCTGGAAGCGCACACTGCTAATGATGTTGTCGCCGGCATGCACTTCCAGGCGATAGGTGCCCCACTCCACCGGGAAGCTCACTTTCTGGCTGCCGCCCGCCGCAATGGTGATGCGCTGCTGCTCCTCCTGCAGATCCTTTTGATCGAAGCGCGACTGCCAGCCTTCGCTGTCGGAGAAGCTCCAGTAATAGTCGCGGCGTTCGTGGATCAGGCGCACATCAAGATCTGACGCCGCCAGTTTTTCGCCCTGCGGATTGGCGTAGACCACGTCGAACTCCGCAAGGCTGTTTTCCGCCACGGTCGGCTCATCGTGATAACGGTCGCTACGATAGTCATACACCGATTCGCTGTTAAACAGCGGACGAATGCCGGGCAGCGCCGGAGCCGGCCAAATCGCCTGAGTCGCGCGGCGCGTCACTGGACGGCCGCCGGTTTCCAGCAGGCTGGCTTGCAGAATCAGATTAAGCGGCGAATGACTCTCTTTCCAGCTGCTCTCAACGTTGAGTTGCAACTTACCGCGCTCATCCAGCTTCTCATCCACATCATCCAGCGAGCGTTTCAACTCTTCAGTGATGTCGCCAAATTGATAGCCTGGCAGCGCGGCAACCGCTTCACGCGCCGGGCGCAGGAACAGCTGCCCTTGCAACTCGTTACCTGCGGCAGGCGCACCGTACAAATAGCGGCCTTCGACCGCAAAAGTAATGTCGTCATCTGGCGTCACCGGCTGCGCGCGGTTGGTTAGATCCAGTGCCATGCGCTCTGGCAGGAAGTCTTCTACGTGGAACGGCCAACTGCGCGGCTGGTTATCACCGCTGTTGATGCGCAGCGTCCATTCGCCAGTCATTGCGGAAGCGGGCAAGGCGAAGCGATGTTGATAGATGCCGTTATCTGGCTGCCAGACAAAGGTCTGCGACACTTCGCCATTCGGCTGCACCACGTCGGCTTTCACCGGCTGCGGCGGCAACGGTTTGCCATCAGCATCACGCAGCAGCGCGTTAACGATCACCGTTTCACCCGGACGATAGAGATCGCGCGGACCAAATACGAAGAACTGTTTGTCGTAGCCTTGCGGGCCATCAATCGGAAATTCAGCCAGATCCAGCGCCGGACGATTGAGATCGATCAGCGAGGTTTGGCCCTTTTGCGTTGCCAACAGCAGTTTGCCTTTAGCATTCGCCGGCAAGCGCAGATGACCGTTGCTGTCGCTGGTGCCGCTGGCGAGTTGTTTGCCTTTTTCATCCAGCAATTGCACGCTAACGTCAGCCAGCGGCGCGCCGTTGAACAGGCTTTGGGCGAACAGTTCCAGCTGTGCGGGGAATTGGTGCAGCGACAACCCGATGTCGCTCAATGTAAACAGTGTCGCCGGCTGCGTGTAGTTGTAGGTTCCGGCCTGTTTCATCACCGCCAGATAGACGCCCGGCTGTTTCAGCGCATCGACATCGCCCAGCGGCAGCTGCATTTTCTCGCGCGTGTTGCGCGCCGGATTGAGATCGAAGCGGGCGCCGTAAACCAGATCGGCATTTTTCAGCAGCTCGCGCGATTCCCAGTACGACATGTTGTTGCCGTAATTCCACTGCGCCAGAAAATCGGCCAGCGAAGCACTTTTCACGCGGAAGAAATCGACGTCGACGTTATTCACATTCAACGCCAACACCGGCAACCCCTGCGTCAAACGCAGCGGCAGCAGCGATCCGCGACTGGCAAAACCTACCATCGGCTGGATATCGCGCGTGGTGAGCGTTTGGCTAAAAGGCGCGGATAAGGTGCTGCCATCGGCCGCTTTGAGACCGGCATCGACGTTAACCGTCAACTTGCGCGACGGTTCAGGATGACGGAAACGCAATGCTTTACCGTTTTGCGCCAGCTCCCAGCCGCCGTCGACCTTGCCGCTTTTCTCATCGATAATGTGCGCGCGCGCGGCAAAATCCTGTTTGCTGTCAAGCGGCGCGTTGAAGGTCAACACCAGCGCGGCAGCACCGTCGAGTTGCAGTTCGGAGAGATCGATAACGGACAGTGATTGCGGCGCTGCTGCTGCTGCCGTTTCCTGCGCGTGAATCGGCGACGTTCCGCCGCCCAGTAATACACCACCGATCAGCGCGCTGAGCAGCAGCCGGTTAAAACGTTTTGCCATGGTAATTCCCTCACCAGTCCCAGAAGTTAAGAAAACGCAATTTCGCGCAATTTCACATCAACCCGCCAACTTTAGCAATCACACCCTTGAGATAGCGTTCACATTCCCGGACACTGGTCGTTTCCCGTTTGCTGAGAAGAGGTTGCTATGACAGCCATATTTGTGTCCGCTGATTGGTTGAAAGAACATTACACCGAGGAAACATTGCAGGTGCTTGATGCCCGCATGTTGCCGCCTGGCCAGGAAGCCGTACGCGATCTGCAGGCTGAATATCTGGCTGGCCATCTACCGAATGCCCCGTTCTTTGATATCGAAGCGTTGTCCGATCACACCTCGCCTTATCCGCACATGATGCCGCGCGCCGAATCCTTTGCGGTGGCGATGCGCGAGTTGGGCGTCAGCCAGGATAAACATCTGGTGGTGTATGACGAAGGTAACCTGTTCTCGGCACCGCGCGCATGGTGGATGCTGCGTGCCTTTGGCTGCGAAAATGTGTCGATTCTGGCCGGAGGATTGCAGGGCTGGAAAGCGGCTGGTTTCGATGTCGCCACCGGACCGGTTAGTTTGCCGGAGGGTGAATTCGAGGCGACTTATGATGGCACACAGGTGAAACGCCTGACCGACGTGCTGCTGATCAGCCACGAAGGCGGCGCGCAAATCGTCGATGCACGCGCGGCCAACCGTTTTAACGCCGAAGTGGATGAACCGCGTCCGGGATTGCTGCGCGGGCATATTCCTCACAGCCTGAACGTGCCGTGGAACAGTTTGGTGGTAAATGGTGAACTGAAATCGGCAGCGGAACTGCGCGATCTGTTTGCTCTGGCGGGCGTAAAACTGGATCAGCCCGTGATCGCCAGCTGCGGGTCGGGTGTTACGGCGGTGGTGGTGATTCTGGCGCTGACGTCGTTGGGTGTGCGGGATGTGACGCTGTACGACGGTTCGTGGGGCGAATGGGGCAGCCGCGACGATTTACCGATCGAGAAGTGATAGCAGGTCGCCATAAATGGCGACCCTACATGTAAGGTGCGGATTATATAATCCGCTGACTGCCCTTGAAATCGCGCAGGAAACTGCCCCAGCGACGTTCATAGAATGGCGTGATGTGGGCAGTAAAGAAGTGGCTTACGCCGCGATCTTCATTCACCACTTCACAGATATCAATCGGCGCATCATCGGCCAGCGTGTCTGTTGCTACGCCGCCCGCCGCCTGAATAATCTCATCGATATCGCTATCGGCTTCGATACCAATCAGCAGGTTGGGTTCTTCGGTGGCACTTTCGCGAATGCTGGCGATGTAAGCACGGCGCACCTGCTTGTACTTGGCAAACAGCTGCGTCAGTGAATCAATCATCTGCGCTGGCGGCTCGGCCACTTCGGACAACAGCAGCGCCTGGCCACCTTCCAGCACGGTTTGCTGGCTCAGCGCACTGCCCTCTTCGCCAATCAAATGGGCGATTTCACCCGGCGAAAACTCTTTGCCCGCAGGCAGCTTCGGATTGAGGAACAGCGTTTCGCCTTGCGTAATCTCAAACAGCGTACGCACCGGCATGCGCAGATAAGGCTGCTCATCTTTGATTGCCTCGCCCATCGCTTCTTCGGAGGTGAAGAACGGGATCACGCTGCCACCACCCTCTTTTTCCCAATGCTGTAATTCCACCGGCGAAGTCGCATCAAACTGCTCAGCGGGACTTTCGCCTGGCACCCAAACATCGGCTTCCAGCAGCAGTTGGAAAAATTCCGGACGGTGCGCAGGCTCGGTGGCCGCCAGCTTCAGCACCTCTTCAAGACGGTTACTCATTTATCGTATTCCAAAAAAGACGGCAAGCTTACGCCTGCCGTGATGAGGACTATTTTAGTAACAGATTGGCGACGGTGCGCACACCCAAACCGGTCGCACCAGCGGACCACTGATCCACCGCGCCTTTGCGATACGTCGCGGAGCAGTCAATGTGCAGCCAGCCTTGCTGATATTTGCTGACGAAATGCGACAGGAACGCCGCCGCGCTGCTGGCACCTGCCGCATGTGACGGGCTGGCAATGTTATTCAGATCGGCAAAGTTCGAAGGCAGATGGCTGCGATGAAACTCGGCCAGCGGCAAGCGCCAGAAGGCTTCGTTTTCGCCGGTCGCGCTGCCAAGCAGCGATTCCGCCAGCACATCGTCAAAGGTAAACAGCGCGTGGTAATCGTTGCCCAGTGCGGTTTTTGCCGCGCCGGTCAGCGTTGCCGCATCGATTAGCAGTTCCGGATTCTGCTCGCTGGCATCAATCAGGCCATCAGCCAATACCAGACGACCTTCCGCATCGGTGTTCATCACTTCCACGGTTTTACCGTTGCGATAGCGAATGATGTCGCCCAGACGGAACGCGTTGCCGCTGACCATGTTGTCGGCGCAGCACAGATACAGTTTCACGCGCTTATTCAGACCGCGTGAAATCGCCAGCGCCAGTGCGCCGGTCAAGGTTGCCGCGCCGCCCATGTCGGACTTCATCGAGTCCATAAAAGCGCTTTGCTTCAGGCTGTAACCGCCGGTATCGAAGGTGATACCTTTACCGACCAGACACGCGTAAACCGGCGCACTTTCATCGCCGCTTGGGTTGTAATCGAGCGCGAGTAATACCGGCGAGCGGGTAGAACCGCGACCCACGGTGTGAAGTCCGGCATAACCCTGCTCGCGCAGATCGTCGCCTTTGGTGATGCGATAGCTCACCGCTTTGCCGCCCACTTCATTGATCAGATCAACCGCGTTGTGTACCAGCTGCTCTGGGCTGAGATCTTCCGCTGGCAGGTTGATGGTGTCGCGCACCCAATCGACAATCTTCAGACGGCGCGCAAATTCAGCCTGATCGGCCTCATTGAATTCCGGCCACTCGACCTGACGTTTGCCTTTCGGGCTGCGATAGCCTTGCCAGAATGCCCAGCACTTCTCCAAATCCCAGCTTTCGCCCTGCAGGGCGACGTGACGAATGCCCTGACCGTCCAGCTTGCGACCCGCGCGCTGGATGCTCATCAGCGCATCTGCGCCAGTCAGGTGAATGGTCATGCCACTTTCGTTGCTGCTCAGCAGCGCTTTATCACCCCAGCGCGCGTCGGCGGCCTGGGAGCTGAGCGTAATTATCATCGGTTGTGTTGTCATCGCGTGGCTCCGTTTGCGTTAGGTGTCACCTTGCGCCAGAACCGGCGCAAGGGGTGCATGAATTAGCGGGCGTTTGTTGCAGGCGAGAGCGCCCGCAGACGGGTTACCGCTTTGTTGACCAGCTCGATAGCGTACTCAATTTCCTCTGCGCTGGTGAAGCGTCCGAGCGAAAAACGCAGCGAGCTGTGTGCCAGCTCCTGTTCGACGCCCATCGCGCGCAGCACGTAGGAAGGTTCGAGACTGGCCGAGGTGCAGGCGGAACCGGATGACAGCGCCAGATCTTTCAGCGCCATAATCAGCGATTCGCCATCGACGTGGGCAAAACTGATATTGAGGATGTTTGGAGCGCCCTGATCCAGCGAACCGTTGAGGTTCACGTTACCCAGTTGACGAATGCCGCGCCACAGACGCTGGCGCAACCCGGACAGACGCGCCATTTCGCTGCTCATCTCTTCACGTGCAATGCGGTAGGCTTCGCCCATGCCGACAATTTGATGCACCGGCAATGTGCCCGAACGCATGCCGCGCTCGTGGCCGCCACCGTGCATCTGCGCATCTATTTGCAGACGCGGTTTACGGCGCACCCACAGCGCGCCGATGCCTTTCGGTCCATACAACTTGTGCGCCGAGAAGGACATCAAATCCACTGGCAGTTCAGTGACGTCTATCGGCAGTTTGCCAACGCTTTGCGTGGCATCAACGTGGAACAGGATGTCACGCGCACGGCACAGCGCGCCGAGGGCGGCGATATCCTGAATCACACCGGTTTCATTATTAACGTGCATCAGCGACACCAGCACCGTGTCGTCGCGCAGTGCAGATTCGAGCATCTGCGGCGTGACGATACCGTCGCTGCCCGGCTGTAAGAAAGTGACATCAAAGCCTTCGTGCGCCAGTTGCTGGCAACTGTCGAGCACCGCTTTGTGTTCGGTTTGGCTGGTAATAATGTGCTTGCCGCGCGCCTGATGGCATTGCGCTGCACCTTTAATCGCAAGGTTGTCCGCTTCGGTCGCGCCGGAGGTAAAGACGATTTCACGCGGATCGGCGTTGACCAGCTCCGCAATCTGATTGCGAGCTACATCAACAGCTTCTTCGGCCTGCCAGCCAAAACGGTGGGAACGGGACGCGGGGTTACCGAAAGTGCCATCCATCGTGAGGAACTGCATCATTTTGGTGGCGACACGCGGATCCGCAGGCGTAGTGGCTGCGTAATCCAGGTAAATCGGTAATTTCATTGCGCTAAAACTCCGTATAAAAAATCATACGTCTTTATAGCACGAATCGGCCTTTCCAGTATGAACCCGTCATGCTTCAAGTTATAGGTGCGTTGGCTGCACTCACTCACCCCAGTCACATACTTATGTATGCTCCTGGGGATGCGCTCGCTTGCCGCCTTCCTCTAACTCGAATCATTTAGGGTTGGGAAAACCACGCTAAGCTATATTACGCGCGCAGATTAACGTTGATGGTTTCTTGCACACGATGCTGCTGGAAGCGGCGATTATCGACCGTGTTCTGGCGATCGGCCACTTCGAGGATTTCCTGATTATTCACCAGTTCCGCCAGCGTGATGTTGTTGAGGAAATCGCTAATGCGCTCACTCAGGTCACGCCACAAAACGTGGGTCAGGCAACGCTCGCCGCCCTGGCAGCCTTCTTTGCCCTGGCATTTGGTGGCGTCGACAGATTCGTCAACGGCGGTAATTACCGCGCCCACAGCAATCGCGCTTGAATCTTTACCTAACAGATAACCGCCACCTGGACCACGAACGCTGGCCACCAAGCCGTGCTTACGCAGACGCGAGAATAACTGCTCCAGATAGGACAACGAGATGCCCTGACGCTCAGAAATGTCAGCTAGCGGCACCGGACCCTCATTGGAGTGCAGTGCAACGTCCAGCATAGCGGTTACGGCATAACGTCCTTTGGATGTCAGTCTCATAGCATACAACCTCGTAAGCGTCCGTCCGGTTATCGGCGGGTTATCTGATGAATTGGATGCAGTCTGACATTCCTGAGTAAAACGGTCAACTATTTAACCGAGTAATTTGCTCAACTATTTAACCAAGTGTTTTACTCAACTATTATCCACATTACCTTTGCGCTTTTCGAACGATGCCATCATGCCGCGCAGGATGTTCAGTTCATCGCGTTCCGGACGCGCACGCGTATATAAACGACGCAGCTTGCTCATCACCTGGCTTGGCGTACCTTCACGGATAAAGCCGCTGTTCAGCATCATCTGCTCGATGTGCTGATAGAAGCGCTCGAGATCGTCAACCAGAGGATACGGTGACTCGACAGCTTGCTCCGTCGGCGCGGCTTTTTCCTGCGCGTCCAGCCAGGCCATGCGCACTTCGTAAGCGATGATCTGCACCGCCATCGCCAGGTTCAGTGAGCTGTATTCCGGATTGGCCTGAATCGCGACGTGATAGTGACACTTCTGCAACTCTTCGTTGGTCAGGCCGACGCGCTCGCGGCCAAACACCAACGCAACCGGCGCCTGCTGGCCCTCTTCAACACTTTTAATGCCGCACTCACGTGAATCCAACATTGGCCACGGCAGTGAACGTGAACGTGCGCTGGTGCCAACCACCAAACTACAGCCGGCAATGGCTTCATCCATGGTATCGACAATGCGCGCATTACCAATGACATCGCTGGCACCGGCGGCGAGGGAAATGGCCTGTGAATCCGGTTTCACCAGCGGATTGACCAGATAAAGGTTGGTTAAGCCCATGGTTTTCATCGCGCGTGCGACCGAGCCCATGTTGCCCGTGTGCGAGGTTTCTACCAGTACGATTCGGATATTCTGCAGCATAATTAGAAGCGGTCAGGGAAATGATGGCGCGCATCCTAACATAAAAAGAGGACATTTGCTGAACACACTGATATACTCCGCGCCGTTTTCCCCGTTCTTTAACATCCAGCGAGAGATACCGATGCATCCGATGCTCAACATCGCCGTGCGCGCAGCGCGCAAGGCCGGAAATTTAATTGCCAAGAATTATGAAACCCCGGACGCAGTTGAAGCTAGCCAGAAAGGCAGCAACGACTTCGTTACCAATGTTGACCGTGACGCAGAACGTCTGATTATCGAAGTAATTCGTAAATCGTACCCGAAACACACCATCATCACCGAAGAAAGCGGTGAACTGGCGGGCGAAGATCAGGACATTCAATGGGTAATCGATCCGCTGGATGGCACCACCAACTTCATCAAGCGTCTTCCACACTTCTCAGTATCTATCGCTGTGCGCATTAAAGGCCGCACCGAAGTCGCTGTGGTTTACGATCCAATGCGTAACGAACTCTTCACCGCCGTACGCGGTCAGGGCGCCCAGCTGAACGGCTATCGCCTGCGCGGCAGCACGGCTCGCGATCTGGATGGCACCATTCTGGCTACCGGCTTCCCGTTCAAGTTGAAGCAGCACGCAACGCCATACATCAACATCGTTGGCAAACTGTTTACTCAGTGTGCCGATTTCCGTCGCACCGGTTCAGCGGCGCTGGATCTGGCTTACACCGCTGCGGGTCGCGTTGATGGTTTCTTTGAGATTGGCCTGAAGCCGTGGGATTTTGCCGCGGGCGAACTGCTGGTGCGTGAGGCGGGCGGCCTGGTGACTGACTTTACCGGCAACCACGGTTACGTGATGTCAGGTAACATCGTTGCGGGTAACCCACGCGTAGTGAAAGCGATGCTGGCATCGATGCGTGAAGAATTGAGTGAAGCGCTGAAGCGCTAAGTGAGAAAAGGCGGCTGAATCAGC carries:
- a CDS encoding alpha-2-macroglobulin family protein, which codes for MAKRFNRLLLSALIGGVLLGGGTSPIHAQETAAAAAPQSLSVIDLSELQLDGAAALVLTFNAPLDSKQDFAARAHIIDEKSGKVDGGWELAQNGKALRFRHPEPSRKLTVNVDAGLKAADGSTLSAPFSQTLTTRDIQPMVGFASRGSLLPLRLTQGLPVLALNVNNVDVDFFRVKSASLADFLAQWNYGNNMSYWESRELLKNADLVYGARFDLNPARNTREKMQLPLGDVDALKQPGVYLAVMKQAGTYNYTQPATLFTLSDIGLSLHQFPAQLELFAQSLFNGAPLADVSVQLLDEKGKQLASGTSDSNGHLRLPANAKGKLLLATQKGQTSLIDLNRPALDLAEFPIDGPQGYDKQFFVFGPRDLYRPGETVIVNALLRDADGKPLPPQPVKADVVQPNGEVSQTFVWQPDNGIYQHRFALPASAMTGEWTLRINSGDNQPRSWPFHVEDFLPERMALDLTNRAQPVTPDDDITFAVEGRYLYGAPAAGNELQGQLFLRPAREAVAALPGYQFGDITEELKRSLDDVDEKLDERGKLQLNVESSWKESHSPLNLILQASLLETGGRPVTRRATQAIWPAPALPGIRPLFNSESVYDYRSDRYHDEPTVAENSLAEFDVVYANPQGEKLAASDLDVRLIHERRDYYWSFSDSEGWQSRFDQKDLQEEQQRITIAAGGSQKVSFPVEWGTYRLEVHAGDNIISSVRFQAGYGWQDNTNGTGALRPDQVKLKIDKTAYQAGDTAHVQVESPAAGKGYLMVESSSGTLWWQPLEVPAGGATIDVPISDSWKRHDLYLSAIVVRDGDKASGVTPKRAVGLLHLPMATEARRLSVALDASDKIRPEQTLKVKVKASREGGALPQQVQVLLSAVDSGVLNITDYKTPNPWDAFFGRKRYNADQYDVFGQLIEGGGKLAALRFGGDGDDADALSRGGKKPITEVQIVAQQLQPVMLDANGEGTLELPIPAFNGELRLMAQVWSADSFGSADRKLVVAAPLISELATPRFLASGDQSTLALDLTNLTDQPQTLKINVTASGQIALNGQIPASVQLAKGARTTLQIPVKAQGGFGEGDVQVKVSGMSLPGETLAASERKWKIGVRPAYPAQTLSFDNVMQTGQSWQVMASAFNGLQQDTLSGQLSLSNRPPLNIASYISSLYAYPYGCLEQTASGIWPSVFTNHAQLTAMGIKTSNDEARRASIDTGIARLAGMQRGNGSFGLWSKESQEEFWLTAYVTDFLLRASEAGYSVPDGVITRADERLLRYLQDPTQIETSWSSDADGLRFSVQAYAGLVLARQQQAPLGALRALYEKRDQAKSGLAMVQLGVALKLMGDQQRAQLALAQGIGLERKPNNWLGDYGSPVRDRALILSLLTENQLLPEMQGPLLIDLAKAVHGQRWFSTQENNALFLAARTLQQHKGESWQATLQGKAEPLSSNQPLNIGMTEDQLRQGVSVKSDNSSPLYGTLNVVGYPRTAPSPMSNVLQISREYFTLDGKPADLTNLKSGELLVVRLKVAASERVSDALVVDLLPAGLELENQNLSDSSASLGDSADALKESMMDMQQANIKHIEFRDDRFVAALALDGYTPGTLLYLARAVTPGSYRLPPPQVESMYVPEWRAIGSTPEKLNVR
- the sseA gene encoding 3-mercaptopyruvate sulfurtransferase; the encoded protein is MTAIFVSADWLKEHYTEETLQVLDARMLPPGQEAVRDLQAEYLAGHLPNAPFFDIEALSDHTSPYPHMMPRAESFAVAMRELGVSQDKHLVVYDEGNLFSAPRAWWMLRAFGCENVSILAGGLQGWKAAGFDVATGPVSLPEGEFEATYDGTQVKRLTDVLLISHEGGAQIVDARAANRFNAEVDEPRPGLLRGHIPHSLNVPWNSLVVNGELKSAAELRDLFALAGVKLDQPVIASCGSGVTAVVVILALTSLGVRDVTLYDGSWGEWGSRDDLPIEK
- the sseB gene encoding enhanced serine sensitivity protein SseB, with the translated sequence MSNRLEEVLKLAATEPAHRPEFFQLLLEADVWVPGESPAEQFDATSPVELQHWEKEGGGSVIPFFTSEEAMGEAIKDEQPYLRMPVRTLFEITQGETLFLNPKLPAGKEFSPGEIAHLIGEEGSALSQQTVLEGGQALLLSEVAEPPAQMIDSLTQLFAKYKQVRRAYIASIRESATEEPNLLIGIEADSDIDEIIQAAGGVATDTLADDAPIDICEVVNEDRGVSHFFTAHITPFYERRWGSFLRDFKGSQRII
- the pepB gene encoding aminopeptidase PepB, with product MTTQPMIITLSSQAADARWGDKALLSSNESGMTIHLTGADALMSIQRAGRKLDGQGIRHVALQGESWDLEKCWAFWQGYRSPKGKRQVEWPEFNEADQAEFARRLKIVDWVRDTINLPAEDLSPEQLVHNAVDLINEVGGKAVSYRITKGDDLREQGYAGLHTVGRGSTRSPVLLALDYNPSGDESAPVYACLVGKGITFDTGGYSLKQSAFMDSMKSDMGGAATLTGALALAISRGLNKRVKLYLCCADNMVSGNAFRLGDIIRYRNGKTVEVMNTDAEGRLVLADGLIDASEQNPELLIDAATLTGAAKTALGNDYHALFTFDDVLAESLLGSATGENEAFWRLPLAEFHRSHLPSNFADLNNIASPSHAAGASSAAAFLSHFVSKYQQGWLHIDCSATYRKGAVDQWSAGATGLGVRTVANLLLK
- a CDS encoding IscS subfamily cysteine desulfurase, whose protein sequence is MKLPIYLDYAATTPADPRVATKMMQFLTMDGTFGNPASRSHRFGWQAEEAVDVARNQIAELVNADPREIVFTSGATEADNLAIKGAAQCHQARGKHIITSQTEHKAVLDSCQQLAHEGFDVTFLQPGSDGIVTPQMLESALRDDTVLVSLMHVNNETGVIQDIAALGALCRARDILFHVDATQSVGKLPIDVTELPVDLMSFSAHKLYGPKGIGALWVRRKPRLQIDAQMHGGGHERGMRSGTLPVHQIVGMGEAYRIAREEMSSEMARLSGLRQRLWRGIRQLGNVNLNGSLDQGAPNILNISFAHVDGESLIMALKDLALSSGSACTSASLEPSYVLRAMGVEQELAHSSLRFSLGRFTSAEEIEYAIELVNKAVTRLRALSPATNAR
- the iscR gene encoding Fe-S cluster assembly transcriptional regulator IscR is translated as MRLTSKGRYAVTAMLDVALHSNEGPVPLADISERQGISLSYLEQLFSRLRKHGLVASVRGPGGGYLLGKDSSAIAVGAVITAVDESVDATKCQGKEGCQGGERCLTHVLWRDLSERISDFLNNITLAELVNNQEILEVADRQNTVDNRRFQQHRVQETINVNLRA